CGCAAGGCACGACgggagctgggaggaaaaatGGCGGCGTCCAGCTCGGCGCTCTGTGGGTTCGGTCGGAGCGCGATGGCGGCTCGTGTGTGGTGGGTTGTGGGCTGCGGGAGGCGGCTGAGCACCGCTCCTtatcctcctcctgctccttcttcccctgctgctgctcctccacgACCGTGGAAGCTCTTCGGTGCCCTGTGCCTGCTGAGGCTGCCCCGCATCACTCAGCCCCTCcggaaggaagaagaggagatgGCTGCCCTCATGGAGCAGGTAACGGGGTGATGCCAGGGGTAAAATGGCCGCCCAGGTGCTGTGGGGTGaaggggggggtcctatggagGCACCTCACTTTGGGGGGCTCTCGTTGCAATCATGCATCACCCCTGGGGGTGTTAAtaactgtggagatgtggcactgtggTCTgagtgatcttagaggtctttaaCAACcctgaagagtgagcaaagcctcaaaatggtggTAATGTAACGctttgctatagaaagggaaaggggaacttcacagaaagcAGGACAAAGGGGAACTGTAGATAGTTTACGTTTAAAAGGGCAGGGGAAAGGGGAATTATAGACACTTagtcaaaagaaaaccagagaagaGGGTAATAAAGGCAAGAAGAAACTGTCTGGTGACCTCTGACAAGAAGAAGGATTAGATACCCCTGGGCAAGATGATGCCAATGTGGGAGAACGATAGAagcagataacaccaagaagaaaacagaagaatttcaccccaaaacaacgGCAAGGGTCGTGgggaatggggtcagggggAATGAGGGAATGGGGTTGTGAGGaatggggccatagggaatgTAATGGATATGTAatcaaactgaggaggagactattgattatgtattagcttgacctatatctgtaacacacttttctccttaCGGTGTacaagtttggaggagctatcccccttgcatCCGGTGCTGCACAACAttggaataaacatacctgctttataacccatctctggattatagagtttgattccgcaagtcaagCCAAATGACTTTCTGACTGTGTTGGTGCCTGAGTGGTCTTTATGATGGTGCCCTTACAGATAGAGCTGGAGAAAAGCCACTACTCCGACCACGAAATCCGcaagctggaggaggaggagcggctcaggaggaggaaggaaagcttgcacgatgatgatgatgacgaAGGGCTGGGCAGAACGGTCGTTATGGCTCAGGACTTGGAGGAGAAATGGGAGCAGAAACTGCTGCAGTTCAGCCCGGCCCCACGGGTTACAGGTACCTATGGAAGTGTTGTTCCCTGATGGGGATCATCCCAGTTCTCTGCCAGGCACAGCTGAGGGCTGTTTGATGGAGGAAGGCATTTTTtgagttgttgttgttgtttattgttTAACCTTGATGCTGTGGCAGCGTGGTCAGCACATGAGAAATGAATTGTCTGACAGTGTTGTGAAGATAGGTGTGTTCATACAACCTTATGAGAGAAAAGTGGGTAAAATGGTGATTGTTTCCGTATAAGAGAAACCTTGGTTCCCATGCTTGCCTATAGCTCTTACTGATTTCGTTCAAGCTGGAGATCCAAGCTTCTTGTTACAAATTCCCTTGAAAATGGACTA
The window above is part of the Coturnix japonica isolate 7356 chromosome 10, Coturnix japonica 2.1, whole genome shotgun sequence genome. Proteins encoded here:
- the MRPL46 gene encoding 39S ribosomal protein L46, mitochondrial; this translates as MAASSSALCGFGRSAMAARVWWVVGCGRRLSTAPYPPPAPSSPAAAPPRPWKLFGALCLLRLPRITQPLRKEEEEMAALMEQIELEKSHYSDHEIRKLEEEERLRRRKESLHDDDDDEGLGRTVVMAQDLEEKWEQKLLQFSPAPRVTDADKKNDRTSLNRKLDSNLMLLVKQKIGNQELWLLPQAEWQPGETLRSTVERVMATFLGDHIQAKILGNAPYGIYKYKFPRAIRTEDNVGAKVFFYKAFLQSSDLSQAELKKDYLWVTKDELGDYLKSEYLKKVNRFLLDL